The Pseudomonas chlororaphis subsp. piscium genome contains the following window.
CAATCCGCATTTCCTCTCGGTGGGCCAGATCGCCGCGCTGCATGCCGGGCTGTCGGCATGATTCCCTACGGGCGCCAGAGCCTCGACCAGGCGGACATCGATGCAGTGGTCGCGGTGCTGCAGTCCGACTGGCTGACCCAGGGGCCGACCATCGAACGCTTCGAACAGGCCATGGCCGCTCGCTGCGAGGCTGGCCATGGGGTGGCAGTGTGCAATGCCACGGCGGCCTTGCACATTGCCTGCCTGGCCGCCGGGCTGGGGCCGGGAGACCGGCTGTGGACCACGCCCAATACCTTTCTGGCCTCGGCTAACTGTGGACGTTATTGCGGTGCCGAGGTGGACTTCGTCGATATCGACCCGCACACCTGGAACATGGATGCCCGGGCGTTGGCGCTCAAGCTTGAAGCTGCCGAACGCACGGGCAGCCTGCCCAAGGTGGTGGTGGCGGTGGCGTTTTCCGGGCAGAGCTGCGACATGCGGGCCATGGCGCAGCTGGCACAGCGTTATGGTTTCGTGCTGATCGAGGATGCCTCCCACGCGGTGGGTGCCTCCTATGCCGGGCGGCCGGTGGGCTGTGGCGAATTCGCCGCGATGACGGTGTTCAGCTTTCATCCGGTGAAAATCATCACCAGCGCGGAGGGCGGTATGGTCCTGACCAACAGCCCGCAGCTGGCGGACCATCTGCGGCGCTTGCGCAGCCACGGCATGACCCGCGACCCGGCGCAGATGACCGAGCCCAGCCACGGCCCCTGGTACTACCAGCAGACCGAGCTGGGTTTCAATTACCGCATCACCGACCTGCAGGCAGCCCTGGGTTTGTCCCAGCTGGACAAGCTCGACGCTTTCATCGCCCGGCGCCGGCAGCTGGCCGCCCGATATGACCGCCTGCTGGCCGATCTGCCGCTGACCCTGCCGCAGGCTCAGGAGCAAGCGCAGTCGGCATGGCACCTGTACGTGGTGCGCCTGCAACCCGAGCGCATCCGCCGCTCCCATCGCGGGGTGTTCGAGGCATTGCGCGAGGCCGGGGTCGGGGTCAATCTGCATTACATCCCGGTGCACCTGCAGCCTTATTACCGCGACCTGGGATTCGCCGCGGGGGATTTCCCCGAGGCCGAACGCTACTACGCCGAGGCCATCAGCCTGCCGCTGTTTCCGGCGCTGGACGATGAGCAACAGACGTATGTGGTCGAGCAATTGCGCCAGCTTATCCAGGAGCCCGCCCAGCCTTGAGTGCCATCGCGATCATTCCCGCCCGTGGCGGCAGCAAACGCATAGCGCGCAAGAACCTCAAGCCGTTCGACGGCGTGCCGATGATTGCCCGCTCGATTGCGACGGCGCTGCGTTCCGGGTTGTTCGATCAGGTGCTGGTCAGTACCGACGATCCGCAGATCGCCGAGCTGGCCAAGGCCAGCGGCGCCAGGGTGCCGTTCATGCGTCCGGCCGAGCTGGCAGACGATTTCACCGGCACCGGGCCGGTAATCGTGCATGCCTTGAATGCGTTGCGCGAGCGTGGCGAGACCTTCGATTACGCCTGCTGCATTTACGCCACCGCGCCCTTGTTGCAGCTGCGCTACCTGCGCCAGGGCTTGGAGACGCTGGAGGCTCATCCTGAAAGATCCTTCGCCTTTTCCGTGTGCAACTTCGCTTTCCCGGTGCAGCGAGCCCTGACCCTCGACGACCAGGGCGCGTTGACTTCGCTTTATCCGGAGTTTCGCAACACCCGCTCCCAAGACCTGCCGCCGGCCTATCAGGATGCCGGGCAGTTCTATTGGGGGCGCAGCGAGGCCTGGCTGCGCGGCGACCTGGTGTTTTCCCCGCTCAGCCTGCCGGTGATTTTGCCGCGCCATCTGGTTCAGGATATCGACACCGAGGAAGACTGGCTGCGCGCGGAGTATCTGTACGCGGCGCTGAAGGCCGGTGGAGAACTGGAGTGAGGGTGCTGATCCGGGCCGATGCTTCGTCGGCCATTGGCAGTGGCCATATCGCCCGCTGCCTGACTCTGGCCAGGGCGTTGCGCGAGCAGGGCGCCACAGTGGCGTTCGCTTGCCGAAGCTTGCCCGGACAGCAGCTGGACCGTCTGGCCGAACTGGGTTTCCAGACGTTCACCCTGCCGGCGAGTTATCCGGGTGAATGCGTGCAGGGCATCGAGGCGTCGTTGCCCTGGCAGGCGGATATCGCCGCCTTGCAGGCAGCGTTGCAGGATCAGCCGCGATTCGATTGGGTGCTGGTCGATCACTACGGCCTCGACTGGCAGTGGCAGCAGGCGGCGCGGCAATGGGCACCGCGGATTGCCGCCATCGATGACCTGGCCAATCGACGGCATGCCGTTGATCTGTTGCTCGACCAGAACTTCAGCGGCACGCCCCAGGCCTACGCCGGCCTGATCGACGCTGAGTGCCGGGCGCTGCTGGGGCCGCACTTCGCCTTGCTGCGCGAGGAGTTTCGTTGCCCGCCGATCGCCATTCGCGAGCGGGTGAGTCGGGTTCTGGTGAATTTCGGCGGGTTCGATGTGGCCAGCCAGACATACAAGGCGATGCTGGCTTTGAGTGCGTTCGACGACCTGGAGGTGGATTTTGTCGCCGGGGCCGGTAACCCGGCCTGGGCGCAGATGCAGGAGCTGGCGGCCGGTCGTGGGCATTGGCGTTTGCACGCCTATGTCAGCGACTTTTTCCGCGTGATGGCCGAGGCGGACCTGTTTATCGGTGCCGGCGGCGGCACTAGCTGGGAGCGCGCCGCCCTGGGCCTGCCGACCCTGTGCATCAGCGTGGCTGGCAATCAAGAGGTCAATGCCCGGCTGTTGGCCGAGGCGGGCATGCATGTCTACCTGGGACCCTGCGAGCAGGTGAGCGTCGAGCAGATCCGCCAGGCGGTCGCGGCGCTCGTCGGCGATTACCCGCTGCGCCAGAGCCAGGCGCAGCGCTCCCGGCAACTGGTGGACGGGCAGGGCGCATCGCGGGTGGCGGCGGCCCTGTTCGAGATGGCCCGGAATCCATTGCGCCGTGCCGGGGATGATCCGGGCACTGACGAATTTACGCGTGAATCGAAGGAAAACCCCAATGACTAGTTTCAAGATCGGCTCGCGCTCGATTGGCGCCGGCTCGCCGCCGTTCATCATTGCCGAGATGAGCGGCAACCATAACCAGTCGCTGGACGTTGCCCTGCAGATAGTCGAGGCGGCGGCCAAGGCCGGCGCCCATGCCCTGAAATTGCAGACCTACACCGCCGACACCATGACCCTGGACCTGGAACATGGCGAGTTCTTCATCAAGGATCCGGCCAGTCTCTGGGCCGGCTCCTCGCTGTATGCCCTGTATGAAAAGGCCCACACACCCTGGCAGTGGCACGCGCCGATCTTCGCCCGCGCCAGGGAGCTGGGGATGCTGGCGTTCTCCACGCCGTTCGATGAGAGCGCGGTGGACTTCCTCGAAAGCCTCGACGTGCCGGCGTACAAGATCGCCAGTTTCGAAAACACCGACCTGCCGCTGATTCGTCGGGTCGCGGCCACCGGCAAGCCGCTGATCATTTCCACCGGCATGGCCAGCATCGCCGAGCTGGACGAAAGCGTGCGCGCGGCCCGGGAGGCGGGCTGCAAGGATCTGGTGTTGCTCAAGTGCACCAGTACCTACCCGGCTTCGCCGGAAAACAGCAATATCCTGACCATTCCCCATCTGCGCGAGCTGTTCGGCTGCGAGGTCGGTTTGTCCGATCACTCCATGGGCGTCGGGGTTTCGGTGGCCGCCGTGGCGCTGGGCGCCACTGTGGTGGAGAAACACTTCACCCTCGACCGCGCCGCCGGCGGGGTGGATGCGAGTTTTTCCCTGGAACCGGCGGAGCTGCACAGCCTGGTGGTGGAAACCGAACGTGCCTGGCAGGCCCTGGGCCAGGTGCGTTACGGCGCGACCGAGGCCGAGCGGCAATCGGTGTTGTACCGCCGATCCCTCTATGTCACCCGCGACATGGCGGCGGGGGAGGTGTTCAGCCGCGATAACCTCAGGGCCATCCGTCCGGGCCTGGGGCTGGCCCCCAAGCACATCGACGCGGTCCTTGGGCGTTGCGCGCGCCAGGCCCTCAAGCGCGGTACCGCACTGGATTGGGCATTTGTCGAATAGCCGTTTGTATGGCTGATTCGGCAAAATAGCGTGACCTGCGAGTCATAACGCGCATCTTCACTGTATTGTATTGACCGGGGAGATGGCGCCTGGCCGGTAAACGGTGCAGTGATAGCCTTCTATTTCTTCCCGCTGTCGCCCGTCAGGGGCGCCAGGATGTCTGTTTGTCGGCAGCCCCGGTCCCTGTGGTCGGGGTATTCAGCTGTTTATTATTGGGAAGCCGTAATGATTGGCATAAAGAGCATTGCGAGCTACGTGCCTGTAGCCGGCGTAGACAATTACGCACAAGGTGCAAAATTCGAGAAGGATGAAGAGTTCATCCTGGGCAAGATCGGTTCGGCCTTCCTGCCGCGCAAAGACGCCACGCAGGAAACCTCGGACCTGTGTGTCGAAGCAGTCAATGCGCTGTTCGCCAACAACCCGCAACTGTCGCGCGAGTCGATCGACGCGCTGATCGTCGTCACCCAGAACGGCGACGAAGAAGGCCTGCCGCACACCGCCGCCATCGTCCAGGACAAGCTGGGCCTGCCGACTAACGTCGCGGCCTTCGATATTTCCCTGGGCTGCTCCGGTTATGTCTACGGCATCTACGCGCTCAAGGGCTTCATGGAAGCCGCGGGCCTGAAGAACGGTCTGCTGGTCACCGCCGACCCTTACTCGAAGATCGTCGATCCGGAAGACCGCAACACCACCATGCTGTTCGGCGATGCGGCGACTGCTACCTGGATGGGCGAAGACGCTCCCTGGCAGCTGGGCAAGGCCAAGTTCGGCACCGACGGTTCCGGCGCTCCGCACCTGAAAGTCACCGATGGGGTGTTTTTCATGAATGGCCGCCAGGTGTTCAACTTTGCCCTGCTGAAAGTCCCGGCGCACTTGAATGAGCTGCTGGCTGAGTCCGGCCTGAAGGCTGAGCAGATCGATGCGTTCTGCATCCACCAGGGCAGTGCGGCGATCGTCGACGCCGTGGCGCGCCGTTTCGAAGGCGAGCCGGAGAAGTTCATCAAGGACATGGTCGAGACCGGTAACACCGTGTCGTCGAGCATTCCGCTGCTGCTGGAAAAGCATGTGCTCGAGTCGACGTGGCAACGTGTGGCCCTGAGTGGCTTCGGTGTAGGGCTGTCCTGGGGCTCGGCGATTATCTATCGCCCATGAGTTGATCCCGCGGCATCCAAAAATAGCGCCAGGGTGTACCCTGAGCGCTATTTTTTTTGCATGAAGATAGGCGAGACAGCATGAGCGAAAGCTTCGAGGGCAATGCCCAGGCAATACAGGCTCGCTGGCCACGACTGCTCGAGCGGTTGCTGGCGGAGGACAGTGCTGCATTGCAGGCGGATCTGGTCGAAGGGCTGGGTTCTACCTTGAGTATTTCCGGCATTCAGCTCACCAGCCGCCACGATCGTACGACGGAAGCCCGAGCCCAGGCGGCGAGCCTGCCGGCCGACAGCCCGGTGATCCATCTGTACGGTACCGGCTTGGGCGACTTGCAGCAGATACTGCTGGAAAACCCGGCGCTGCAACGTTTGCAGG
Protein-coding sequences here:
- the pseI gene encoding pseudaminic acid synthase, with translation MTSFKIGSRSIGAGSPPFIIAEMSGNHNQSLDVALQIVEAAAKAGAHALKLQTYTADTMTLDLEHGEFFIKDPASLWAGSSLYALYEKAHTPWQWHAPIFARARELGMLAFSTPFDESAVDFLESLDVPAYKIASFENTDLPLIRRVAATGKPLIISTGMASIAELDESVRAAREAGCKDLVLLKCTSTYPASPENSNILTIPHLRELFGCEVGLSDHSMGVGVSVAAVALGATVVEKHFTLDRAAGGVDASFSLEPAELHSLVVETERAWQALGQVRYGATEAERQSVLYRRSLYVTRDMAAGEVFSRDNLRAIRPGLGLAPKHIDAVLGRCARQALKRGTALDWAFVE
- the pseC gene encoding UDP-4-amino-4,6-dideoxy-N-acetyl-beta-L-altrosamine transaminase encodes the protein MIPYGRQSLDQADIDAVVAVLQSDWLTQGPTIERFEQAMAARCEAGHGVAVCNATAALHIACLAAGLGPGDRLWTTPNTFLASANCGRYCGAEVDFVDIDPHTWNMDARALALKLEAAERTGSLPKVVVAVAFSGQSCDMRAMAQLAQRYGFVLIEDASHAVGASYAGRPVGCGEFAAMTVFSFHPVKIITSAEGGMVLTNSPQLADHLRRLRSHGMTRDPAQMTEPSHGPWYYQQTELGFNYRITDLQAALGLSQLDKLDAFIARRRQLAARYDRLLADLPLTLPQAQEQAQSAWHLYVVRLQPERIRRSHRGVFEALREAGVGVNLHYIPVHLQPYYRDLGFAAGDFPEAERYYAEAISLPLFPALDDEQQTYVVEQLRQLIQEPAQP
- a CDS encoding ketoacyl-ACP synthase III — translated: MIGIKSIASYVPVAGVDNYAQGAKFEKDEEFILGKIGSAFLPRKDATQETSDLCVEAVNALFANNPQLSRESIDALIVVTQNGDEEGLPHTAAIVQDKLGLPTNVAAFDISLGCSGYVYGIYALKGFMEAAGLKNGLLVTADPYSKIVDPEDRNTTMLFGDAATATWMGEDAPWQLGKAKFGTDGSGAPHLKVTDGVFFMNGRQVFNFALLKVPAHLNELLAESGLKAEQIDAFCIHQGSAAIVDAVARRFEGEPEKFIKDMVETGNTVSSSIPLLLEKHVLESTWQRVALSGFGVGLSWGSAIIYRP
- the pseF gene encoding pseudaminic acid cytidylyltransferase, encoding MSAIAIIPARGGSKRIARKNLKPFDGVPMIARSIATALRSGLFDQVLVSTDDPQIAELAKASGARVPFMRPAELADDFTGTGPVIVHALNALRERGETFDYACCIYATAPLLQLRYLRQGLETLEAHPERSFAFSVCNFAFPVQRALTLDDQGALTSLYPEFRNTRSQDLPPAYQDAGQFYWGRSEAWLRGDLVFSPLSLPVILPRHLVQDIDTEEDWLRAEYLYAALKAGGELE